CACAATTGATAAAAGCCTATGCTCAAAATTGTTAAGATGGCTACTGCCGTAATAGCTCGAAATACATAATCCCAGGCAGGCATAATAATCCCTCCCGCAATATCATATGCCTGCCTCCTGGTCTCTTATGTAAAAATTTGTTTGATTATCGATTGTTTAGACGTTTCTCCCATAATTCTTTGGTTCTCTTCAATTCAGTAAAAAGACGAAACAGCAGTCGTTCTATTTCCAACCTATCCATGACAAAGTCCGCAGGAGCAAGGATTTCAATCTTGCGAAACTCATCTCGCACAATAAAGGGCAAAATCTCCTCAAGGGTATCACAGCGGACAGTTATAATCAAGGGCGCAAAGGCCATTTCCCTGCCATCCACTTCATCAGTCACGGTATAGATGTCTAGACCCATGTCTATTTCTTCGACAATTACCCCTTGCCAGGGTACGTTCCGCAGCAATGCTGCCTGCTGATCCCGGATTTCTTCAGCCATTTTTTCTGGAGACTTACCTCCAAATAAAGCTTTCTTTCCAGTCCCTTTAAAATCCAGGCGAATTCTCGCCCGTACCGGTGATATTACAACTTGGTTATTTTCCAGAGATTTAACCATAGATAAACCTCCAAACTTTTTCTAATACTCAATACCCCTTCTCGCTGAAATTCCCTGTTGAAATGGGTGCTTTATCTCTTTCATTTCTGTAACCAGATGGGCCGCTGCAATGATTTCCGGCGGAGCATTACGCCCGGTTAGGACCAACTCCACCAGAGGAGGCTTATTATTGATCAGTTCTAGAACTTCTTTCGTGGAAATTAGCTCAAAATAAATTGCATTTAGTACTTCATCTAAAATAATAATATCAAATTCATCGGTAGCCATGATCTTTCTAGTTTTTTCTAAAGCCATGGCAGCTTGTCTTATATCTTCGGCTGTAGCTTCCCCTTTTTTGACAAAGCATTGACCACATCCCCGGCAAGAATCTTCCCCCTGGCGAATAAGGTGACTGTAGGGACAGCCACGACCGTACTGGCTGAATTGAATGTAAGGATAAAGGCGATGCCAGGTAGCTAGCTCCCCATAATAACCGCTACCTTTCATGAATTGAATAATATAAACTTTAAAACCATGACCAATAGCCCGTAAAGCCAGGCCAAAGGCAGCCGTAGATTTTCCTTTGCTATTCCCTGTATAAACCTGAATTAGCCCCTGTGTTAAGCGCTGACGCATTTTCTCCTTCTCCCTTCCCTGAAGCTAAAAAAATTATTCTCCCCTGTCTGGCACTTTTCCTGCCGGACAGGGGATTTTTTTCTACCAGGTCAGGTCTCTGGAGCCACATAACCCGCAAGTATCAAAGTACCGCCTGGGGTTTTCATAGGCCAGTTGCGCCGTGTCCAGATCTGCTCCCGTTGCCTCCATAGTACTGATAAAACCCTCATCGTCAAAGTTAGCATAAAGGCCAGTCGGGGGACCACAGGCCTCGGGGACAGGTGGAGGAATCAGGGAACTGGAGAAGTTCACTGTGTTTCCACAATTATTGCAGCGTGGCATTATTCTCCCTCCTTCGTTGTAGTAGTATTTACCAGTGAGACTGCTTCCATACATGAAAACTTATCAGAAAAGAAATGCTATTACTGGAGGTGTGATTATGAAAAGAGTAGTAACAGCTCTTTTTAACAATGCCGGTGATGCCATTAAAGCCGTTCAAGAAATCAGTCCGTTTCTCGGACCAGATCAGGTTTCCGTAGTTACTAAGCTAAAATCCGATAATGAAGAGGTATTAGGAGGCCCAAAAGGGATACTCCTATATACCAGTCATATTTATGGCCAGTCTGAACCATTGGCTCCGCTGCAGGGGCTGTATCCTGTTGAAATAGTGGAACTCGAAAAGCATGGTACCTTCGCAGCTGTTGGCCCCCTGGCGGATGCAATTATGCAACCAGACAAGAGCATTGCTGATGCTCTGTCCTACCTGGGAGTTCATACTGAGGAGGCTAACTATCTGGCTACAGAAGTGCTGGAAGGCAATACCCTGGTAGCGATTGAATCAGATAACAGCAAAATTAATGAGATCGGTAACCTCCTGGCCAATTATGGCGGTTATGCAGTCAAGAAATGGGACAGAGATCTTGACCATGCTCTTTACCCCTACGGTTAAATTGGGACTTGCCAAGTCCCGCCTCCCATTTTAAAATAGAATCAGGGAGGTGGGAAACCATGCCACGGGTAAAAAAGTTTGGTACTTTCCGGTTGAACAGCATGGGGAAGAGCATTGAAATCAACATGGATCATGGTTGTGGTATCTGTGATAGTGAAGAATTCCGGCATCTCAACACCCGTTTAGTGGATGAAAAGGGCTGGGTTTCAGAATTCAAGTGTAATGGTTGTGGTGATGTCATTCGTTTATCCCATCATCACCACAATGTTATCGACTAAAAATATAACCCCGTTCCACAGGGGGAACGGGGTGTCCTGTTTTATAGCCTTTTTAATAATTCCTGGCGTAATTGCTCATAACCAGGTTTACCCAGTAAAGCAAACATATTCTTTTTATATGCCTCTACACCAGGCTGGTTAAATGGATTTACCCCCAGTAAATAGCCACTTATTCCACAGGCCTTTTCAAAGAAATAGACTAACTGGCCAAAATAATATGGATTATTGGCAGGTATATTGACAACCAGTGCCGGTACCCCGCCATCAGCATGGGCCAAGAGAGTGCCGGCAAAAGCTTGCTTATTGACAAAATCCAGCGACTTCCCGCTAACAAAATTCAGGCCATCACTGTCATCGGGATCTTCGGGTATGAACAATTCTGCTGTAGATTGTTCAAACATGAGAACGGTTTCAAACAGATTGCGCAAACCTTCCTGTAAATACTGCCCCAGGGAATGCAGGTCAGTGGAAAACTCTACTGCCGCAGGAAAGATACCTTTGCCGTCTTTACCTTCGCTCTCTCCGTATAACTGTTTCCACCATTCGGCAAAGGAATGTAACTGGGGTTCATAGCTGACCAGTACTTCCAGAGTCTTGCCTTTGGCATACAAAAGATTACGTAGAGCTGCATACTGGTATGCCGGGTTCTGTTCCAGGTTTTGGTTAGCATACAACTCCATGGCCTCGCGCGCCCCGGCCATGATTTCCTCAATGTCAATTCCGGCCGCAGCTATTGGCAACATTCCCACTGCCGTAAGCACAGAATAACGGCCCCCGATTTCGTCTGGAATGACAAAGGTTTCATAGCCTTTTTCGGTAGCCAGGCGTTTTAAAGCTCCCCGGTTCCTGTCAGTGGTAACATATATCCGTTCCCGGGCCCCTTCAACCCCATATTTGCGTTCCAGCAGCTTCCGGAAGAAGCGGAAAGCAAGCGCCGGTTCGGTTGTGGTTCCTGATTTTGAAATAACGTTTAGTGCCAGCTCCTTACCTTCCAGTACTTCTAATAGATGTTTTAAATATACCGGACTCAGGTTATTACCGGCAAAATAAATTTCCGGTGCCTGTCTTTTCTCCGCCTTAAGTTGATTGCGGAAAGTGTGGCCAAGCAGTTCAATCGCAGCTCTGGCCCCCAGATAAGAACCCCCAATACCGATAACAATCAGGGCATCTGCCTGTTCCTTGATGCGGGCAGCAGCATTTTTTATTCTCTCAAACTCCTGGCGATCATAGGTTTGTGGCCATTCAACCCAGCCAGTGAATTCCTGGCCGGGTCCTTTCTTTTCATGTAGCAGCTGGTGAGCGAGCTTAACAGCCGGTGCCAGCTGGCTTAATTCCTCCTCACGAACAAAAGCTAGTGCTTTGCCATAGTCAAGGGTGATGTTTTTCATAAGCTACCTCCTCTGGATTTGATTTATAATGCATGCCCAGGCTGTTTAGCGATTAAGCCAGAAGGCCCGCCGTTCCATATAGGGAACAAATCCCTGACTGCTCCAGAAATTACGGGCGATTTCATTTTCCTGGGCATTAGCAATTTCCACCAGTTCCACGCCGTTTTTTTCAAACCACTCCAGAATAGCGCGTAAAAGGGCTTGTCCAATGCCCTGCCGTCTGCGACTGGCCCGGACTCCCAGTTCAGAAATAAATCCAAGGCGTGTAATAGTGAAAATTGGGGGCCGGGTCAACAACATACCATGGCAAAAACCCAGTACCTCACCATGTTCTTCTGCCAGAATCAAAAAATTGGTAGGATCTGCTAGTAGCGTATTGAGATAGCGAAAATAATTTTCCCTGGCTCCAGCCGCCAGCCGATATTGTTCCCCGTATTGTTCATGGAAAACAGCCAGTTCATACCATAAAGCTGTAATCCCGTACAAATCCTCACGGGTTGCCTCACGCACAATCATCCCGGTCTCCCCCATTTATTTCCTCTCAATCCTGGCTATTTGCCTGAGTTTCCTGATCTCTTCACTGTTTAGATAACGATATCCACCCTTCTTAAGACCTTTTAAATTTAAAAAAGCGAAGCTGGAACGTTTCAGAAATAGAACCGGATGACCTATGTACTGGCACATGCGTCTAACCTGGCGTTTCCTGCCTTCATGAATGGTAATCTCCAGCCAGGCTCTTCTGCCTTCCTTGCCTGCTAACCTGACCTGTGCCGGAGCCGTCATCCCGTCTTCCAGAGGGACCCCCTGGCGTAGTGCCTGCAATTTTTCCTCCTCCGGTACCCCTTCTACCAGAGCCAAATAGGTTTTGGGTACTTTATAGCGCGGGTGGGTAAGAGCATAGGTCAATTCACCGTCATTGGTCAATAAAAGTAGTCCTTCCGTGTCATAATCCAGGCGACCGACGGGAAAAACCCGGGTCTTTACATCCTTAAGCAATTGTAAGACCGTAGGGCGCCCTTGCGGGTCTCTGACGGTAGTGACATAACCTCGCGGTTTATATAATAAAATATAAATTTTCTCATCGTTAATTTTTATCTTGTTACCATTAACTTCGATCAGGTCGCGCTCGGGATCAGCCTTAAAACCCAGTTCTTTTATCACTTTGCCGTTTACTTTCACTTTTCCTGCCAAAATCAGTTCTTCTGCCCGTCTCCGGGAAGCAATCCCCGCTTTAGCCAGGATTTTTTGCAATCTCTCCAGCGGCATCTTTTTTCCTCCCCTGTTATTAAGCAAAAGCCTGTTTACAAATAACAATTGCTGCCAGAAATGCCACAGCATCAGCCACTAACCCTGCCCAGGGAGCATGCCGAAATTTCTTGACCCCCACTGACCCGAAATAAAGGGACAGAATATAAAAAGTAGTTTCTGTACTACCCTGCATAACTGCAGCAATCCTGCCAATTAAACTATCCGGGCCATATGTCTTCATTATATCACCACTCAAAACCAATGCACCGCTACCGGATAGTGGGCGGAGTATCGCCAAAGCCAGCAAATCCGGTGGTATATCAAATAAACTAAGAACAGGAGCCAAAGCTCTGCCGATAAAGTCCAGGGCCCCGGAGGCCCGAAATACATTAATGGCTACCAGCATCGCCACTAAATATGGTATCACTTTTATTGCTGTTGTAAAACCCTTTTCTGCCCCTTCGATAAAAATCTCATAGGCTTTAATCCGTTTACCTGCCGCTACTAAGATCACCAGAACCAGAAAAAACGGCACCAGCCAGCGGGAAAGCTCTTGCAGTGCAGTGATCACCACCATCGCCTCCTCCGCCACCAGCGATCCAGCAGCAGGCCAGCTCCCAGCCCGAACAATGTAGCCAGCATCGTGGGTCCGATAATGTCAGTAGGTTGCTGAGCTCCCAGTTTGGCTCGCAAGGCAATGACTGTTGTTGGAATCAAGGTAAAACAAGCGGTGTTTAGTACCAGAAATGTACACATAGCATTACTGGCTTCATCCCGGTAGCCATTCAGTTTTTGCAACTCCTGCATAGCCAGCAGGCCCAGAGGGGTGGCTGCATTGCCCAGGCCCAGTAAATTGGCAGCAATATTCATCAGCATTGCGCCCATGGCCGGATGCTGCACCGGAACGTCAGGAAAAAGTCTGATCAGGAGAGGACGCAAAAGCCTGGCCAGCCCATTTACCAGCCCAGCTTCCTCAGCTATTCGCAAAATGCCCAGCCAGAAGGCCATAATGCCTACCAAACCCAGGGCCAGCTCCACCGCCTGTTGCGCTCCCTGCCAGGCAGCCTGAAGAACCCGGTCTATTTGCCCATTAATAGCCCCAAAGAGGAAACCGCAAAGCAGTAAACCGCTCCACAGCCAGTTGAGCATAAAAAAACCTCCCGACTTTTGCTACCTTCAATATACGCTCTGAGCGGGAGGAAAAGAACTTTTTATAATTCATAAATAACAGCAAAACCAAATTCTCTGGCTATTTTTTCCGCTTCTGCAACATCTTCTTCACCCCAGATGGACCAACCACCTTTGCGCACTCCCTGAACCAGCAGTTCCACTTCTCCCGGCCTGATCACCATCACCCGTTCTGACTGATTGCGGGCACTGCGTTGCATCTGAGCTATTTGCCGCTCAATAGCAGCTTCCAGATCCACATCCATTACTTTCAGAGCAATAAACAAACAGGAAAGGGCATCTTCCAGCTCCTTGCGGGCGCTTTCTTCATCCCCCCGTAACAGAGCCTTGAGGCTTTCTGCCACTTCTTCATTAAGATGGCTGATCACCTGCCGTGGATCCAAAACCTTGTACTTACGATTAGCCCAAATTGCTTCCACAGCTGCTCGTAATTCCATGCGACCCTACCCCTTTAGTGGCATTAAATTTTACCAACAATTATACCGCAAAGAAAAAAGGGGGACAAGCCCCTATCACTATAATCCCGCCCCGATATCTGTCTTGTTCTCCTCTTTTTCCTTGCTTTTTTTCCCACTGACAATGTTCTGTATTTTTTCCAGAAGACCGGGAGCCATGTCCAGCAATCGATCCACCACCGCATTTCCATCAACCGGCAAGAGCCGTACCTGATTCTGACCTACTACTAAAAATCCAACCGGTTGTACTGATACTCCTGCACCACTACCACCCCCAAAGGGTATGGCCTGGGTGTTATCTTTCTTGTTGCCCCCACCTAAAAGCTCAAACTCCCCGCCGCCAGCAGCAAAACCACAGCATACTCTGGAAACGGGAATTATCACCGTCCCATCCGGTGTTTCTACCGGGTCACCCACTATGGTATTTACATCCACCATTTCCTTGATGCTTTCCATTGCTGTTTTCATCAATGCCTCAATGGGATGCTGGTCTGCCATCAGCTTTTCCCCCTTTTTTACACTTCCATAACCGCCAGAGCGTTTTCCCGGCGGCATTAATAATATGACCACAGGAAAGGTTTACTATGCACAAAAAACCTATTTGCCATTCCGAGGCAAGGAAATCAGGCCGATAGGCAAATTCTGCTGTACGGGAAGATGGAGCGAAAAAGCGGGGGATCATCCGGTTAACCAGGGCTACCCCTATCCAGACCAGACCAGAAAAGAGGCCAGTTAAGTGAGGGGCAAAAGGCCACCCTCCTTGTAGTTCCAGGCGCAATCTCAATACGCGGGCATGACGGCGCAAACTGTTAAACCAGGGTTCAAATGTATAAAGGTAATTGTTCAGATTGGTACCCAGGTAGTCCCGCAACACTTCTGACCAGAAAAAACGCAATTGCTTTTTATGCCAGTGGAGTTCCTGAGCCGGCCATTCCGAATAAAGCACAGTCCATCCCTGCCTGGCCAGAGCTAAACGCCAGATTATTTTTTTCTCTGTTCCAGTGCGTTTTATTTTTAATTCCAGATATACAGGCAGGCGGTAAAGAGCCCAACCAGCTAAGCCTATGAAGGCCAGGATAAGAAACCAATACAGGCCCGACACCGCACTTCCCCCTTAAATTTCGATCCCTTGTTAATTTAACCGCAAAAAAACCGCCCTATTCTTCCAGGGCGGTAAGAAATTCCTCCAATGGGGGTAGATCAGCCAGACTTTGCAAACCAAAGTGGCTGAGAAACATTTCGGTTGTTCCATACAGGATAGGTTTACCCAGACCCTCCCGGCGGCCTACTTCCTTGATCAGGCCTCTTTCCAGCAGAGTATTGATGGCCTTCTCAGTTTTCACTCCCCGGATGAGCTCGATTTCGCTCCGGGTAATTGGCTGCCGGTAGGCAATAATGGCCAGGGTCTCCAGGGCTGCTTTTGATAAAAAATTGCTTTGCTGAGGGCGAAACAAGCGCTCAATATAATGAGCAAATACTGGTTTAGTCACCAGCCGCCAGCCCTCAGTTCCTTGCAGTAACGTTAATCCCCGTTCCGGCCGTTGCAAATCTTCCTGCAATTTTTGCAGCTGTTCCTGCACTTCTTCCTG
Above is a window of Carboxydocella sporoproducens DSM 16521 DNA encoding:
- a CDS encoding glucose-6-phosphate isomerase, with protein sequence MKNITLDYGKALAFVREEELSQLAPAVKLAHQLLHEKKGPGQEFTGWVEWPQTYDRQEFERIKNAAARIKEQADALIVIGIGGSYLGARAAIELLGHTFRNQLKAEKRQAPEIYFAGNNLSPVYLKHLLEVLEGKELALNVISKSGTTTEPALAFRFFRKLLERKYGVEGARERIYVTTDRNRGALKRLATEKGYETFVIPDEIGGRYSVLTAVGMLPIAAAGIDIEEIMAGAREAMELYANQNLEQNPAYQYAALRNLLYAKGKTLEVLVSYEPQLHSFAEWWKQLYGESEGKDGKGIFPAAVEFSTDLHSLGQYLQEGLRNLFETVLMFEQSTAELFIPEDPDDSDGLNFVSGKSLDFVNKQAFAGTLLAHADGGVPALVVNIPANNPYYFGQLVYFFEKACGISGYLLGVNPFNQPGVEAYKKNMFALLGKPGYEQLRQELLKRL
- a CDS encoding GNAT family N-acetyltransferase codes for the protein MIVREATREDLYGITALWYELAVFHEQYGEQYRLAAGARENYFRYLNTLLADPTNFLILAEEHGEVLGFCHGMLLTRPPIFTITRLGFISELGVRASRRRQGIGQALLRAILEWFEKNGVELVEIANAQENEIARNFWSSQGFVPYMERRAFWLNR
- a CDS encoding pseudouridine synthase, translating into MPLERLQKILAKAGIASRRRAEELILAGKVKVNGKVIKELGFKADPERDLIEVNGNKIKINDEKIYILLYKPRGYVTTVRDPQGRPTVLQLLKDVKTRVFPVGRLDYDTEGLLLLTNDGELTYALTHPRYKVPKTYLALVEGVPEEEKLQALRQGVPLEDGMTAPAQVRLAGKEGRRAWLEITIHEGRKRQVRRMCQYIGHPVLFLKRSSFAFLNLKGLKKGGYRYLNSEEIRKLRQIARIERK
- a CDS encoding spore maturation protein, translating into MVVITALQELSRWLVPFFLVLVILVAAGKRIKAYEIFIEGAEKGFTTAIKVIPYLVAMLVAINVFRASGALDFIGRALAPVLSLFDIPPDLLALAILRPLSGSGALVLSGDIMKTYGPDSLIGRIAAVMQGSTETTFYILSLYFGSVGVKKFRHAPWAGLVADAVAFLAAIVICKQAFA
- a CDS encoding nucleoside recognition domain-containing protein encodes the protein MLNWLWSGLLLCGFLFGAINGQIDRVLQAAWQGAQQAVELALGLVGIMAFWLGILRIAEEAGLVNGLARLLRPLLIRLFPDVPVQHPAMGAMLMNIAANLLGLGNAATPLGLLAMQELQKLNGYRDEASNAMCTFLVLNTACFTLIPTTVIALRAKLGAQQPTDIIGPTMLATLFGLGAGLLLDRWWRRRRWW
- a CDS encoding MazG nucleotide pyrophosphohydrolase domain-containing protein, coding for MELRAAVEAIWANRKYKVLDPRQVISHLNEEVAESLKALLRGDEESARKELEDALSCLFIALKVMDVDLEAAIERQIAQMQRSARNQSERVMVIRPGEVELLVQGVRKGGWSIWGEEDVAEAEKIAREFGFAVIYEL
- the ytfJ gene encoding GerW family sporulation protein produces the protein MADQHPIEALMKTAMESIKEMVDVNTIVGDPVETPDGTVIIPVSRVCCGFAAGGGEFELLGGGNKKDNTQAIPFGGGSGAGVSVQPVGFLVVGQNQVRLLPVDGNAVVDRLLDMAPGLLEKIQNIVSGKKSKEKEENKTDIGAGL
- the scpB gene encoding SMC-Scp complex subunit ScpB, which produces MTTLFSEELQAALEAVLFAATESLTEEKLATILGISQEEVQEQLQKLQEDLQRPERGLTLLQGTEGWRLVTKPVFAHYIERLFRPQQSNFLSKAALETLAIIAYRQPITRSEIELIRGVKTEKAINTLLERGLIKEVGRREGLGKPILYGTTEMFLSHFGLQSLADLPPLEEFLTALEE